Proteins encoded by one window of Microbaculum marinisediminis:
- a CDS encoding adenylate/guanylate cyclase domain-containing protein, with protein MERKLVAILSTDVAGYSRLTALDEEGTLRTLATYQQIISELTGEHDGRVFANAGDSAVAEFLSPVQALRCAVAIQRSLSRHNKDLDPGRRIAFRIGINLGDVVSENGNLLGDGVNVAARLQEIATPGGICISGSIREQIYGKANFRLTHLGERTLKNIPRPVSVYRVDWEAEDPSESGILGGALTLPDKPSIVVLPFVNMSGDPEQQYFADGITEDIITALSRHRWFFVIARNTSFTYKDHAVDIKKIAADLGVRYVLEGSVRKVGDRVRITGQLIDAETNAHLWAERYDRSYEDVFAIQDEITENVVGAIEPEILMGEGRRAIQQTKTDPDAFACCSRGMWHHYQFTRDDFAEAERWVRQAIEIDPRYARGYMALARILFGKCIFSWTTDVDAERLEILRLAERAVALDARDPYCQYALFAGAILSRDHQAALAAAQRAIDLNPNFALGHLALGWVRIYMGNFDAALDPLLRALRLSPQDPIGFLFTSRIALAHYHLGNYEEALHFANLALASRRLHWVLIVAIASLARLGRLDEASALAGELPEVAPPDPAGYWESVHPYADPDDRQHLYEGLRKAGLAL; from the coding sequence GTGGAACGCAAGCTTGTAGCGATCCTGTCCACCGATGTCGCCGGGTACAGTCGACTGACTGCACTCGACGAAGAGGGGACTCTTCGCACGCTCGCGACCTACCAGCAGATCATAAGCGAGCTCACCGGCGAACATGACGGCCGCGTCTTCGCCAATGCCGGCGACAGCGCGGTCGCGGAATTTCTAAGCCCCGTGCAAGCGTTGCGCTGCGCGGTCGCCATCCAGCGCAGCCTGTCGCGGCACAACAAGGATCTCGATCCCGGCCGCCGCATCGCGTTCCGCATCGGCATCAATCTCGGAGATGTCGTGTCGGAAAACGGCAACCTGCTCGGCGATGGCGTCAACGTCGCCGCGCGGCTGCAGGAAATCGCCACGCCCGGGGGGATCTGCATATCCGGTTCGATCCGCGAGCAGATCTACGGCAAGGCCAACTTCAGACTGACGCATCTCGGCGAACGGACGCTGAAGAACATCCCGCGCCCCGTCTCGGTCTACCGCGTCGACTGGGAAGCGGAGGATCCGAGCGAATCCGGCATCCTCGGCGGCGCGCTGACCTTGCCCGACAAGCCTTCGATCGTGGTGCTCCCCTTCGTCAACATGAGCGGCGATCCCGAGCAGCAATACTTCGCCGACGGAATCACCGAGGACATCATCACCGCCCTCTCTCGGCATCGCTGGTTCTTCGTGATCGCCCGAAACACCAGCTTCACCTACAAGGACCACGCGGTCGACATCAAAAAGATCGCCGCGGATCTGGGCGTACGCTACGTCCTGGAAGGAAGCGTCCGAAAGGTCGGCGACCGTGTCCGGATCACGGGCCAGCTCATCGACGCGGAGACAAACGCCCACCTGTGGGCCGAACGCTACGACCGATCCTACGAGGACGTCTTCGCGATCCAGGACGAGATCACGGAAAACGTCGTCGGCGCCATCGAACCCGAGATCCTGATGGGGGAAGGCCGGCGCGCCATCCAGCAGACGAAAACCGACCCGGACGCCTTCGCGTGCTGCTCGCGCGGCATGTGGCACCACTACCAGTTCACGCGGGACGATTTCGCCGAGGCCGAGAGATGGGTGCGCCAGGCGATCGAGATCGACCCGCGCTACGCCCGCGGGTACATGGCGCTCGCCCGGATCCTGTTCGGCAAGTGCATCTTCAGCTGGACGACCGACGTCGATGCGGAACGGCTGGAGATCCTCCGGCTGGCCGAGCGCGCCGTCGCTCTCGACGCGCGCGATCCCTACTGCCAGTACGCCCTGTTCGCCGGCGCGATTCTCTCGCGCGATCACCAGGCCGCCCTGGCCGCGGCGCAACGGGCCATCGATCTCAATCCGAACTTCGCATTGGGCCACCTGGCGCTCGGCTGGGTGCGCATCTACATGGGCAATTTCGACGCCGCGCTCGATCCTCTCCTGCGGGCCCTACGGCTCAGCCCCCAGGATCCGATCGGCTTCCTGTTCACGAGCCGGATCGCGCTAGCGCACTACCACCTCGGCAACTACGAGGAGGCCCTGCATTTCGCCAACCTGGCTCTGGCTTCGCGCCGGCTTCATTGGGTGCTGATCGTGGCGATCGCGAGCCTCGCCAGGCTCGGACGGCTGGACGAGGCTTCCGCGCTCGCCGGCGAACTGCCTGAGGTCGCGCCCCCGGATCCGGCGGGCTATTGGGAATCGGTGCATCCCTATGCCGACCCGGACGACCGCCAGCACCTCTACGAAGGGCTGCGGAAGGCCGGGCTGGCTCTTTGA
- a CDS encoding YcgN family cysteine cluster protein — protein MSALPFWKTKSLADMTRAEWESLCDGCARCCLMKLEDEDTAEIWYTNVACRLLDAKTCRCVDYANRATLIPDCVSLTPDEIPRLTWLPPTCAYRLLLEGNDLYWWHPLVSGDPESVHMAGISVRGRTVREQDVPEADLEDHIVDWPLDGE, from the coding sequence ATGTCCGCCCTGCCCTTCTGGAAGACCAAATCCCTCGCCGATATGACCCGCGCGGAATGGGAGTCGCTGTGCGATGGGTGCGCGCGGTGCTGCCTGATGAAGCTCGAGGACGAGGATACGGCTGAGATCTGGTACACAAACGTCGCCTGCCGGCTGCTCGACGCGAAGACGTGCCGCTGCGTCGACTACGCCAACCGCGCGACGCTGATACCGGATTGCGTGTCGCTGACGCCGGATGAGATTCCCCGACTCACCTGGCTACCGCCGACCTGCGCCTATCGGCTGCTCCTGGAGGGCAACGACCTGTATTGGTGGCATCCACTCGTCTCAGGGGACCCGGAAAGCGTGCACATGGCCGGCATTTCCGTGCGCGGGCGCACGGTGCGCGAGCAGGACGTGCCGGAGGCCGACCTGGAAGACCATATCGTCGACTGGCCGCTCGACGGGGAGTAG
- a CDS encoding transglycosylase domain-containing protein: MGTRIRRRLLEIDSFIDAFFYSILEGAKRAIEAYSARLERFNVKGWRRVLVEFFSDAATMGAGGAVLMLALAIPAFDETSDDWLSQNDYSVVFLDRYGNEIGKRGILHNDSVPLDEIPDHMIKATLATEDRRFYQHFGIDFGGTLRAMIENMRAKTVVQGGSSLTQQLAKNLFLTNERTIERKIKEAFLAMWLETHLTKNDILKLYLDRAYLGGGTFGVDAAAEFYFGKSVRDINLAEAAMIAGLFKAPGRYAPHIDLPAARGRANEVLENMVQAGFMTAGQIYAARRNPATPVDRSGVTAPDYFLDWAFDEVKRLTGGKAVVLTAKTTIDMNLQKVAEDAVESSLRQYGKQYGASQAAMAMADLQDGAVRAMVGGRDYGVSQFNRATSALRQPGSSFKPYVYLTALMNGFTPESIVPDAPITIGGWSPQNYGRRYRGNIPLTTALQYSINTVAVRLAQSVGRDKIVENAYNMGVKTPLVISKSLPLGASEMTVMDQLAGYGTLASGGLKMTPYAIVDIRDGEGNLIYRRSRDEPPRQQVVPADKVSQLNAMLYQAANFGTGRRALFPTAPISGKTGTTNAYRDGWFCGYTGNYVATIWMGNDDFRSTNRMTGGSLPAMTWNKLMSYAHNGIEIKPIPGVGGVPQPEVAAAQVGPDGEAIPAPVPLVLSKQSEILLFQIEKLMREAKPLKPTAPPGPSAEMRAKESGTAAWWQSPEPAQTPSATPANAETETPPDKVVEITIRGN, encoded by the coding sequence TTGGGAACGCGAATCCGCCGGCGCCTGCTGGAAATCGATTCCTTCATAGACGCGTTCTTCTATTCCATCCTCGAAGGCGCGAAGCGGGCGATCGAGGCCTATTCGGCACGGCTCGAGCGCTTCAACGTCAAGGGCTGGCGCCGGGTCCTGGTCGAGTTCTTCTCCGACGCCGCGACCATGGGGGCGGGCGGCGCCGTGCTGATGCTGGCGCTCGCCATTCCCGCCTTCGACGAGACGTCCGACGACTGGTTGTCCCAGAACGACTATTCGGTCGTCTTCCTCGACCGCTACGGCAACGAGATCGGCAAGCGCGGCATCCTGCACAACGATTCGGTGCCGCTCGACGAAATCCCCGACCACATGATCAAGGCGACGCTGGCCACCGAGGACCGGCGTTTCTACCAGCATTTCGGCATCGATTTCGGCGGCACCCTGCGCGCCATGATCGAGAACATGCGCGCCAAGACCGTGGTGCAGGGCGGGTCCTCCCTCACCCAGCAGCTCGCCAAGAACCTGTTCCTGACGAACGAGCGCACCATCGAGCGCAAGATCAAGGAAGCGTTCCTGGCGATGTGGCTGGAGACCCATCTGACCAAGAACGACATCCTCAAGCTGTATCTCGACCGCGCCTATCTCGGCGGCGGCACCTTCGGTGTCGACGCGGCCGCCGAGTTCTATTTCGGCAAGTCGGTGCGCGACATCAATCTGGCCGAGGCCGCTATGATCGCCGGCCTGTTCAAGGCGCCGGGCCGATACGCCCCGCACATCGACCTGCCGGCGGCCCGCGGCCGCGCAAATGAGGTGCTGGAGAACATGGTCCAGGCCGGGTTCATGACCGCGGGGCAGATCTATGCCGCCCGCCGCAACCCGGCGACGCCGGTCGACCGTTCCGGCGTCACCGCGCCCGACTATTTCCTCGACTGGGCCTTCGACGAGGTGAAGCGGCTGACCGGCGGCAAGGCGGTCGTGCTGACCGCCAAGACGACCATCGACATGAACCTGCAGAAGGTCGCCGAGGACGCGGTGGAATCGAGCCTGCGCCAGTATGGCAAGCAGTACGGGGCGAGCCAGGCGGCGATGGCGATGGCCGACCTGCAGGACGGGGCCGTGCGCGCCATGGTCGGCGGCCGCGACTACGGCGTGAGCCAGTTCAACCGCGCCACCTCCGCCCTGCGCCAGCCCGGCTCCTCGTTCAAGCCCTATGTCTACCTGACGGCGCTGATGAACGGCTTCACGCCGGAGTCGATCGTGCCCGACGCGCCGATCACCATCGGCGGATGGTCGCCGCAGAACTACGGCCGCCGCTATCGCGGCAACATCCCGCTGACGACGGCGCTGCAGTATTCGATCAATACGGTGGCGGTGCGCCTGGCGCAGTCCGTCGGCCGCGACAAGATCGTCGAAAATGCCTACAACATGGGCGTCAAGACACCGCTGGTGATCTCTAAGTCGCTGCCGCTCGGCGCCTCCGAGATGACGGTCATGGACCAGCTCGCCGGCTATGGCACGCTGGCCTCCGGCGGTCTGAAGATGACGCCCTATGCCATCGTCGATATCCGCGACGGCGAGGGCAACCTGATCTACCGGCGCAGTCGTGACGAGCCGCCGCGACAGCAGGTCGTGCCCGCCGACAAGGTGTCGCAACTGAACGCGATGCTCTATCAGGCCGCCAATTTCGGAACCGGCCGCCGCGCCCTGTTCCCGACCGCGCCGATCTCGGGCAAGACCGGCACCACCAACGCCTATCGCGACGGCTGGTTCTGCGGCTACACCGGCAACTACGTGGCCACCATCTGGATGGGCAACGACGATTTCCGCTCCACCAACCGGATGACCGGCGGCAGCCTGCCGGCGATGACCTGGAACAAGCTGATGAGCTATGCCCACAACGGCATCGAGATCAAGCCGATCCCCGGTGTCGGCGGCGTGCCGCAGCCGGAGGTCGCCGCCGCCCAGGTCGGGCCGGATGGCGAGGCCATTCCCGCGCCGGTACCGCTGGTGCTGTCCAAACAGTCGGAAATCCTGCTCTTCCAGATCGAGAAGCTGATGCGCGAGGCCAAGCCGCTCAAGCCTACCGCGCCGCCCGGTCCCTCCGCCGAGATGAGGGCGAAGGAAAGCGGCACGGCGGCCTGGTGGCAGTCGCCAGAGCCGGCGCAGACGCCGTCGGCGACGCCGGCGAATGCCGAAACGGAAACGCCGCCTGACAAGGTCGTGGAAATCACCATTCGCGGCAACTAA
- a CDS encoding DUF1127 domain-containing protein has product MTTKTNRQYASVGRISELQIEAERLRAEAIANMIIAAATGIGRLFAPLVRLGKRGVASLQRRREADRIVRELSRMTDRDLADIGLGRSDIMAVANGSFVRPARPVAAAGVVDLRPVEKPETSDVELPRAA; this is encoded by the coding sequence ATGACTACCAAGACCAATCGCCAGTATGCGTCGGTCGGCCGCATCAGCGAACTGCAGATCGAAGCCGAGCGTCTGCGTGCCGAAGCGATCGCGAATATGATTATCGCCGCCGCAACCGGAATCGGGCGCCTGTTCGCGCCGCTCGTGCGTCTCGGCAAGCGTGGCGTGGCGAGCCTGCAGCGTCGGCGCGAGGCTGACCGCATCGTTCGCGAACTGTCGCGGATGACCGATCGCGACCTCGCCGATATCGGCCTGGGCCGCAGCGACATCATGGCCGTTGCCAACGGCTCCTTCGTCCGTCCGGCCCGCCCCGTGGCCGCTGCCGGCGTCGTCGATCTTCGTCCGGTCGAAAAGCCCGAGACCAGCGACGTGGAGCTGCCGCGCGCCGCCTGA
- the rpsU gene encoding 30S ribosomal protein S21 produces the protein MQVLVRDNNVDQALRALKKKLQREGLFREMKRRKAYEKPSEKRAREKGEAIRRARKAARKMAQREGLIARPKKRAAGGRR, from the coding sequence CTGCAAGTTCTCGTCCGTGACAACAATGTCGACCAGGCCCTTCGGGCCCTGAAGAAGAAGCTGCAGCGCGAAGGCCTGTTCCGCGAAATGAAGCGGCGCAAGGCTTACGAAAAGCCGTCCGAGAAGCGCGCCCGCGAAAAGGGCGAAGCGATCCGCCGGGCCCGCAAGGCCGCCCGCAAGATGGCCCAGCGCGAAGGCCTTATTGCCCGCCCGAAGAAACGCGCCGCCGGCGGCCGCCGCTAA
- a CDS encoding DUF1491 family protein codes for MRLKSAIWVSAYVRRLSAEGIPVAVMRRGAEEAGAIFIKINRLDGTADVYGPAPQTAFEDDRPVERLWSRATGAEPVEDAKAEEYLARQRRFDPDLWVVEVEERTGRHLLEQVVDGL; via the coding sequence TTGCGGCTGAAATCGGCGATCTGGGTCTCGGCCTACGTGCGGCGGCTGTCGGCAGAAGGCATTCCCGTCGCGGTGATGCGCCGCGGCGCGGAGGAGGCCGGCGCGATCTTCATCAAGATCAACCGTCTCGACGGCACCGCCGACGTCTACGGCCCGGCGCCGCAGACCGCCTTCGAGGACGACCGGCCTGTCGAACGGCTGTGGTCACGGGCGACCGGCGCCGAGCCCGTGGAGGATGCCAAGGCGGAAGAATATCTCGCCCGACAACGCCGGTTCGATCCCGACCTGTGGGTGGTCGAGGTGGAGGAGCGGACTGGCCGGCATCTCCTGGAGCAGGTCGTAGACGGATTGTGA
- a CDS encoding peptidoglycan-binding domain-containing protein, giving the protein MLGRLIGVVIRNPLGVLAAAAVVGSWGAISVNAMWLQTGPHPAPFLGRDTIAGVPAKLPPARPDRQVAKIDPASAEDADRARLVAKQMELTRDLQIELARRNFYTGGIDGQYGPRTEAAIRDYERMASLADTGQPSEALLAHVRMSTLQAPPQPVPSPVRPAPGNETAIAPATPVQNGDPVAALLEQADEPAESPSVAPQQSASAPVPVPPSDTDRRIEAVQAILADLGYAPGSIDGRMSSSTKRAIEDFEVDRGMPMTGQISPKLLQELTAVSGVPLG; this is encoded by the coding sequence ATGTTGGGCAGGCTTATCGGAGTGGTCATTCGCAATCCTCTCGGCGTGCTCGCCGCCGCCGCCGTCGTCGGCTCGTGGGGGGCGATCTCGGTGAACGCCATGTGGCTGCAGACCGGGCCGCACCCGGCCCCGTTCCTCGGCCGCGACACGATTGCCGGCGTTCCGGCGAAACTGCCGCCGGCCAGGCCGGACCGTCAGGTGGCGAAGATCGATCCCGCCAGCGCGGAGGACGCCGACCGGGCCCGCCTCGTGGCCAAGCAGATGGAGCTTACGCGCGATCTCCAGATCGAGCTGGCGCGCCGCAACTTCTATACGGGCGGCATCGACGGCCAGTACGGCCCGCGCACGGAAGCCGCTATCCGCGATTACGAGCGCATGGCAAGTCTCGCCGACACCGGCCAGCCATCCGAGGCACTGCTTGCCCATGTGCGCATGTCGACGCTGCAAGCGCCGCCGCAGCCGGTTCCGAGCCCGGTGCGTCCGGCGCCGGGGAACGAGACGGCCATAGCCCCGGCGACGCCGGTCCAAAACGGCGATCCGGTGGCCGCGCTGCTCGAGCAGGCCGATGAGCCCGCCGAAAGCCCGTCGGTCGCCCCGCAACAATCGGCGTCGGCGCCGGTGCCCGTTCCCCCGTCCGATACCGACCGGCGCATCGAGGCGGTTCAGGCTATCCTCGCGGACCTCGGCTACGCGCCCGGCTCCATCGACGGGCGCATGTCGTCCTCGACGAAGCGGGCTATCGAGGATTTCGAGGTCGATCGGGGGATGCCCATGACCGGCCAGATATCGCCGAAGCTCCTGCAGGAACTCACCGCCGTCTCCGGCGTGCCGCTCGGCTGA
- a CDS encoding DUF2336 domain-containing protein, whose translation MDQGFEERFQDALSTLIGSRMIEADDVRATALNTLTDLILETARRGDRHVPAHFGELMGALLPRVSPQIRATISRRLAPCDLVSPEIARHIIAESAEIAAPMLRHSPVLTASDLYAVAVGDCEEKARAVAARTDLTADMVSALIDRQDPAIATSLVLAETAVVDGSTAERIAAIPNLPRAAARRLIETADLSDDALARLFWLVDEDARRTILERIADRRGGDKVNEPAPPQNSGVELGDTLFALAAVGERAEIAHRLASTLSLPRALSARIVGDLHGEPLAVATRAAGIPADQATGIILLTVTEAGSSYDVLRTLAGLAERLTPTIARHVVGLWNSAPASRSAARHEPSVARPSARAPRSAAGAPRRLEDVVADLSRRTGS comes from the coding sequence ATGGATCAGGGTTTCGAGGAAAGGTTTCAGGACGCGCTGTCGACCCTGATCGGCAGCCGCATGATCGAAGCCGACGATGTGCGCGCCACCGCGCTGAACACGTTGACCGACCTGATTCTCGAAACGGCCCGCCGCGGCGACCGGCACGTACCGGCCCATTTCGGCGAGTTGATGGGGGCCCTGCTCCCCCGTGTGAGCCCGCAGATCCGCGCCACGATATCCAGGCGACTCGCCCCCTGCGATCTCGTCAGCCCCGAGATTGCCCGTCACATCATCGCCGAATCAGCGGAGATCGCCGCGCCGATGCTGCGCCACAGCCCGGTGCTGACGGCCAGCGACCTCTACGCCGTTGCCGTCGGCGATTGCGAGGAAAAGGCGCGCGCCGTCGCCGCGCGGACCGACCTCACGGCCGACATGGTTTCGGCGCTGATCGACAGGCAGGATCCGGCGATCGCCACATCGCTTGTTCTGGCGGAGACGGCTGTCGTCGACGGGTCAACGGCGGAGCGCATCGCCGCCATCCCGAATCTGCCCCGGGCGGCCGCACGACGATTGATCGAGACCGCCGACCTCTCGGACGATGCGTTGGCACGGCTCTTCTGGTTGGTCGACGAGGATGCGCGGCGGACGATCCTGGAACGGATCGCGGACCGGCGCGGCGGCGATAAAGTGAATGAGCCGGCGCCCCCCCAGAATTCCGGCGTGGAGCTCGGCGATACCCTGTTCGCGCTCGCCGCCGTCGGCGAAAGGGCCGAAATCGCCCATCGGCTCGCAAGCACCCTGTCGCTGCCGCGCGCGCTCAGCGCCCGTATCGTCGGCGACCTGCATGGCGAGCCCCTGGCGGTTGCAACGCGCGCGGCCGGCATCCCCGCCGATCAGGCTACCGGCATTATCCTGCTGACCGTGACCGAAGCCGGCAGCTCCTACGACGTCCTGCGTACGCTTGCCGGCCTGGCCGAGAGGCTGACACCGACCATCGCCCGGCATGTCGTCGGCCTCTGGAATTCCGCACCGGCGAGCCGGTCGGCCGCCCGGCACGAGCCAAGCGTGGCGCGCCCCTCGGCGCGGGCGCCCCGATCGGCCGCAGGCGCCCCACGCCGGCTCGAGGACGTCGTCGCCGATCTCAGCCGTCGCACGGGCTCCTGA
- a CDS encoding serine hydrolase — MRFARDLLLSGLVSLAVFPSAASAQDLADGAVEAALPKLEAYAEGLVENGEVPGMAVAVVHKDRIVYLWGFGVREEGKDAPVDPDTVFQVASLSKAVSATVVAALVSEGRVSWDSRIADIDPEFQLSEAYPSAQLTVTDLFSHRSGLPGDAGNELEGLGYPRDEVLRRLRLVAPASSFRSAYSYSNFGLTEGAVAAARAADLGWEAAGERKLFGPLGMTATSYRHDDFVAHENRATLHVRQNGKWQALSVREPDAQAPAGGISSTAGDLAEWMRLVLSGGDFDGDRLIDEAAMDAMHVPLMTRGTHPVNGSSSFYGRGWNVEYGRRGIVWGHAGAFSNGARSVASLMPEYDLGIVVLANAFPTGAPEAVAATFYDLVFDGAPQSDWLAPWNALYASMFGPEVEAAKETYGTPPADPSPALAAAAYVGTYANDYLGDAVVAEEGEGLVLKLGPDGAKQFPLVHFDRDLFLYKPLDEMPDFPVAAVFRIGPDGKAQTLTLEDLDDLGMGTLDRKAP; from the coding sequence ATGCGGTTCGCTCGCGATTTGCTGCTTTCCGGCTTGGTTTCCCTTGCTGTTTTCCCGTCCGCCGCCTCCGCGCAGGATCTGGCAGACGGCGCCGTCGAGGCGGCCTTGCCGAAACTCGAGGCCTATGCCGAGGGCCTGGTCGAGAATGGCGAGGTGCCGGGCATGGCGGTCGCCGTCGTCCACAAGGACCGGATCGTCTACCTCTGGGGCTTCGGCGTCCGCGAGGAGGGCAAGGACGCCCCGGTCGACCCCGACACCGTGTTCCAGGTCGCTTCGCTGTCCAAGGCCGTCTCCGCGACCGTCGTCGCCGCCCTGGTGAGCGAGGGGCGGGTCTCCTGGGATAGCCGCATCGCAGACATCGACCCGGAGTTCCAGCTAAGCGAGGCCTATCCGAGCGCCCAGCTGACGGTCACCGACCTGTTCTCGCATCGCTCCGGCTTGCCCGGGGACGCCGGCAACGAGCTCGAAGGCCTCGGTTATCCGCGCGACGAAGTCCTGCGTCGCCTGCGGCTGGTGGCGCCGGCGTCGAGCTTCCGCTCCGCCTATTCCTATTCGAACTTCGGCCTGACCGAGGGCGCGGTCGCGGCCGCCCGGGCCGCCGACCTGGGCTGGGAGGCCGCCGGAGAGCGAAAGCTGTTCGGTCCGCTCGGCATGACGGCGACGAGCTATCGCCACGACGATTTCGTGGCCCATGAGAACCGCGCGACGCTGCACGTGCGCCAGAATGGCAAGTGGCAGGCCCTGTCGGTCCGCGAACCGGACGCGCAGGCCCCCGCCGGCGGCATCTCCTCCACGGCCGGCGATCTCGCCGAATGGATGCGGCTCGTGCTGTCGGGCGGCGACTTCGACGGCGACCGGCTGATCGACGAGGCGGCGATGGACGCGATGCACGTGCCGCTGATGACGCGCGGCACCCATCCGGTCAATGGTAGCTCGAGCTTCTACGGTCGCGGCTGGAACGTCGAATACGGGCGTCGCGGAATAGTCTGGGGACACGCCGGTGCCTTCTCGAACGGCGCCCGCTCCGTCGCCAGCCTGATGCCCGAATACGATCTCGGCATCGTCGTCCTCGCGAATGCCTTCCCGACCGGCGCGCCCGAAGCGGTTGCCGCCACCTTTTACGACCTGGTCTTCGACGGCGCGCCGCAAAGCGATTGGCTGGCGCCCTGGAACGCGCTCTACGCGAGCATGTTCGGCCCCGAGGTCGAGGCGGCGAAGGAAACCTACGGAACGCCGCCCGCCGACCCGTCGCCGGCGCTGGCCGCGGCGGCCTATGTCGGCACCTACGCGAACGACTATCTCGGGGACGCGGTGGTCGCGGAGGAGGGCGAGGGCCTCGTCCTGAAACTCGGGCCGGATGGGGCGAAACAGTTCCCGCTCGTGCATTTCGACCGGGACCTGTTCCTGTACAAGCCCCTGGACGAGATGCCGGACTTTCCGGTAGCCGCGGTCTTCCGTATCGGACCGGACGGCAAGGCACAGACGCTCACGCTCGAGGATCTCGACGATCTCGGTATGGGAACGCTGGACCGGAAGGCTCCGTAG
- a CDS encoding DUF1214 domain-containing protein has protein sequence MPPFQTVAVIIVAAVLGIGSAWLAVVGDVGFESIRVGAWTAWPTAGASNSDPYIRARFARTGELPISAAEGAAFVAREDSGGEPLTGKCDYLVTGRTPAAQWWTLTLYRDADLSLIENPTDRYSFNSTDILRKPDGAFDVVVSAKARPGNWLPGDERVDRLRLVFRLYDTPIATGGSVADIEMPAIERGGCR, from the coding sequence ATGCCGCCGTTTCAGACCGTTGCCGTCATCATCGTCGCCGCCGTGCTCGGCATCGGCTCCGCCTGGCTGGCCGTCGTCGGCGATGTCGGCTTCGAATCCATCCGCGTCGGCGCCTGGACCGCCTGGCCGACGGCCGGCGCTTCGAACTCCGACCCCTATATCCGCGCCCGTTTTGCCCGCACCGGCGAATTGCCGATTTCCGCGGCCGAGGGAGCGGCCTTCGTGGCCCGCGAGGATTCCGGGGGCGAACCGCTGACCGGCAAGTGCGACTATCTCGTCACCGGCCGGACGCCGGCCGCCCAGTGGTGGACCCTGACGCTCTACCGCGACGCCGATCTGTCCCTGATCGAGAACCCGACCGACCGCTACAGTTTCAATTCCACCGACATCCTGCGCAAGCCGGACGGCGCGTTCGACGTCGTCGTGAGCGCGAAGGCCCGTCCCGGAAACTGGCTGCCCGGCGACGAGCGCGTTGACCGGCTGCGCCTCGTCTTCCGTCTTTACGACACGCCGATCGCGACCGGCGGCAGCGTTGCCGACATCGAAATGCCGGCAATCGAGCGAGGAGGGTGCCGGTGA
- a CDS encoding DUF1254 domain-containing protein: MSDHIQPSRGATVWRGERDRWFSFDIGRMVWIAAITVVLAAIVHLSTILVIPHFATRDAWSRIVAIAEPVGITLLPRARAGDEVLPGLDPAVVYGVCMFDLDEGPFAITAPMPGDYWSVSFHTRDGVIFYAVNDEAATSKRFDIEIRDARQMRQFRLEYPEPDEAILTIESPSATGFALIRALVAAPSMRPRVEAAVAATVCETFIPPPPVAEPVGPPLPRPSPLR, encoded by the coding sequence GTGAGCGACCATATCCAGCCGAGCCGCGGGGCGACGGTCTGGCGTGGCGAGCGCGACCGGTGGTTCTCGTTCGATATCGGGCGGATGGTCTGGATCGCCGCCATAACGGTGGTCCTCGCCGCGATCGTCCATCTCTCGACGATTCTGGTGATCCCGCATTTCGCCACCCGGGACGCCTGGTCGCGCATCGTCGCGATCGCCGAGCCTGTCGGCATCACCCTGCTGCCGCGCGCCAGGGCCGGCGACGAAGTACTGCCGGGACTGGATCCCGCGGTTGTCTACGGGGTCTGCATGTTCGACCTCGACGAGGGCCCGTTCGCCATTACCGCACCGATGCCCGGCGACTATTGGTCGGTGTCGTTTCATACCCGCGACGGCGTCATTTTCTATGCCGTGAACGACGAGGCGGCGACGTCGAAGCGGTTCGATATTGAAATCCGCGACGCCCGCCAAATGCGGCAGTTCCGGCTTGAATACCCGGAACCCGACGAGGCGATCCTCACTATCGAGTCCCCCTCGGCAACCGGCTTCGCGCTGATCCGCGCGCTCGTCGCCGCGCCGAGCATGCGCCCGCGCGTGGAGGCCGCTGTCGCCGCGACGGTCTGCGAGACCTTCATCCCGCCACCACCCGTCGCCGAGCCTGTCGGCCCGCCGCTGCCACGCCCCTCGCCACTGCGATAG